The Caloramator mitchellensis nucleotide sequence TCCACAGGCCATATTCTTTTCAAGAAGCAGATACAAGGGTGTTTGAGTTTTTATGCACATATCTTGAACCTTTTTCATAAAGGCATCTGGGCCGCAGGCAATTACAAGACTGTATTCAAAGGGGTTAAATATATCCGTCACATACCCCTTGTGCCCTTCTTTGCCGCTTTCCGTTGCTATATGAATATTTTCAACGTAATCCTTTAATTCATCTATTCCATAACTTTCATCTCTAAATCCAAAGTATACATCAACCTCTGCCTTAATCTTTTTTGCAAAGTATGCTAAAGGGGCGATCCCTACTCCTCCGCCTACAAGTGCGACCTTCCCCTTTATATTTGAAGTATCCATTCCATTTCCTAAAGGCCCTGTTACCTTTACAAAGTCACCCTTTCTAAGTAATGATAAATAGCTCGTTCCTGTTCCTTTAATCTGATATATAAAACTTATCATTTTGTTATCACAATCATGAATACTGAATGGTCTTGAAAGAATAGGCTCCTTATCCCAATTTCTCAGCATAAAAAACTGACCGGGTAAAACTTCGTATTCTCCGTAGAGCATCAATTTATATATTCCTTCTGCTATCTTCTCATTATCCTTAACAATAAGGCTTTTATAATTCATTCAAAATCTCCTCCCTCATTTTAAGAGCCTCTTCCCTTGCATGCAGTTCAAACCTTTCATCACCATGTTTTCTATAAGCAAGAAGTATTCCCCTCGATGAGTTTACAACCCCACCATTTTTATCAATTAATAGATTTTTAATATCCTTTGCCCCTCCTCCCTGTGCACCATATCCTGGAATTAAGAAGAACATATTTTTCAGCCTCTTTCTTATGTGTCCTGCCTCATCTGAATTGGTGCACCCAACAACTGCACCAATAGGGCTATATCCATATTCTCCAATGCTTTTTTCTATCAAGGATCTTAGCATATCATAAACTCTTTCATAGACCCTGTTTTCGCCTGCATATAGAAGCTGTAAATCCTTTGATGAGGGATTTGATGTTTTTATAAGAACGAAAACTCCCTTATCCTTATCGGTATATTCTAAAAAGGGGGTTATGCTGTCAACTCCCATATAGGGGTTTAATGTTACTAAATCCACCTT carries:
- the pyrF gene encoding orotidine-5'-phosphate decarboxylase, coding for MIMDRLYEAVEKKGHVCVGLDTSVDYIPEGFKKKFSSVYDALFEFNKKIIDATEDVAACFKVQIAYYEALGIEGLKVYKKTIEYAKEKEAIVIGDIKRSDIADTARMYARAHFEGDFKVDLVTLNPYMGVDSITPFLEYTDKDKGVFVLIKTSNPSSKDLQLLYAGENRVYERVYDMLRSLIEKSIGEYGYSPIGAVVGCTNSDEAGHIRKRLKNMFFLIPGYGAQGGGAKDIKNLLIDKNGGVVNSSRGILLAYRKHGDERFELHAREEALKMREEILNEL
- a CDS encoding dihydroorotate dehydrogenase electron transfer subunit, with amino-acid sequence MNYKSLIVKDNEKIAEGIYKLMLYGEYEVLPGQFFMLRNWDKEPILSRPFSIHDCDNKMISFIYQIKGTGTSYLSLLRKGDFVKVTGPLGNGMDTSNIKGKVALVGGGVGIAPLAYFAKKIKAEVDVYFGFRDESYGIDELKDYVENIHIATESGKEGHKGYVTDIFNPFEYSLVIACGPDAFMKKVQDMCIKTQTPLYLLLEKNMACGVGACLVCTCKTKDGMKRVCKDGPIFRGEEVVFDA